The following are encoded together in the Parabacteroides chongii genome:
- a CDS encoding FtsX-like permease family protein: protein MFKHYIKVAIRQVKRSFLFSSINIFGFVLGMTAAFLIYLWIVDELTFEDFNKNGDSIYRVIREEQTANGQVPSTVTPLSETFRKEFPKVENATFIKYGGTYDIRTDAVALEASYAFVDSTFFDVFSFPVVAGDPSLLKKDPQMIVLSEATAGKLFGKTSAVGKEVSCRLNNKYYKVAAVLKVPRKSHIQFDVLASWDSYKWAGIEDEIWSFSERMHVFIQLKKGNTLTDADRSAMRDVWVKHSQWGKPLAFQPLKDIHLRTSFKEPNDVFNHGNIQQIYLFAVLAVLIIFMGAFNFMTLSTARASLRSKEIGVRKVTGAKKNKLVMQFLSESLVQAFISLLLALALTELLLPFFNLFVGKDITLQFNWQTLLFVLFGIVGVGCLAGAFPAFYMSSFSPLLAFKGGQATGKKGTLIKGLVCVQFVIAITMIICTTVIFKQLHYLQNADLGLDKEHLIEVDVMDWRRGTEGFKQKILKNPYVKSVALGVEITDYLQGYGYEQSMFHWEDETGKADSMMMVGMVGDSDFIPTLGLTLLKGETFGTNPDHYWDGSYGKESPIVINETAWKMLKVGNPVGMLLTGGGIGIRNSRVVGVVKDFNFQPLREKIKPAFFYYTVQLFNYMYIRISAENQAATLKFLKKQYEEERPDMLFNYRFLTDVLNENYAREQQQSRMFLIFTVLAIIVAMMGVFGLVALSTVQRTKEIGVRKVNGAHSDRIVKMFCREYMIWVGIAFVIACPVGYLFMLKWLSNFAYQTTISWWLFPLAGGIILLITLLTVMAQTWRAASRNPVESLRYE, encoded by the coding sequence ATGTTTAAACATTACATTAAAGTAGCTATCCGCCAGGTGAAACGGAGTTTTCTGTTTTCCTCCATCAATATATTCGGTTTTGTATTGGGCATGACTGCCGCCTTCCTTATTTATTTATGGATTGTGGATGAACTGACGTTTGAGGATTTTAATAAGAACGGCGACTCCATCTATCGGGTGATCCGGGAAGAACAAACCGCCAACGGGCAAGTCCCCTCTACGGTCACTCCGCTCAGCGAAACCTTCCGGAAAGAATTTCCGAAGGTGGAGAATGCTACTTTTATAAAGTACGGCGGTACATATGACATTCGTACGGACGCTGTGGCTTTGGAAGCTAGCTACGCATTTGTCGATTCGACTTTCTTCGATGTATTCAGCTTTCCGGTTGTGGCAGGCGATCCGTCCCTGCTGAAGAAAGACCCGCAGATGATCGTATTGTCGGAAGCGACAGCCGGGAAACTGTTCGGTAAGACGTCGGCTGTCGGGAAAGAAGTTTCCTGCAGATTGAATAATAAATATTATAAGGTAGCCGCTGTCCTGAAAGTACCGCGCAAAAGCCATATACAGTTTGATGTACTGGCGAGTTGGGACTCTTATAAGTGGGCGGGCATAGAAGATGAGATTTGGAGCTTTTCGGAAAGGATGCACGTCTTTATCCAACTGAAGAAAGGAAATACACTGACGGATGCCGACCGGTCAGCCATGCGCGATGTCTGGGTGAAACATTCGCAATGGGGAAAGCCGCTCGCTTTCCAGCCGTTGAAAGACATTCATCTGCGTACATCTTTCAAAGAACCGAACGATGTGTTCAATCATGGCAATATACAACAGATTTACCTCTTTGCGGTGCTGGCTGTCCTGATCATCTTTATGGGGGCATTCAACTTTATGACTTTGTCGACGGCGCGTGCCTCCCTGCGGTCGAAAGAGATCGGAGTCCGGAAAGTGACCGGGGCGAAAAAGAACAAGCTGGTCATGCAGTTCCTGTCGGAAAGTCTGGTGCAGGCTTTTATCTCGTTGCTGCTGGCGTTGGCACTGACGGAACTGTTGCTGCCGTTTTTCAATCTGTTTGTCGGGAAGGATATCACGTTGCAGTTCAATTGGCAGACGTTGTTGTTTGTCCTGTTCGGTATTGTCGGGGTCGGTTGCCTGGCAGGGGCGTTCCCTGCTTTCTATATGTCGTCGTTCAGTCCGCTGCTGGCTTTCAAGGGAGGGCAGGCGACCGGTAAGAAAGGGACATTGATCAAAGGGCTGGTTTGTGTGCAGTTCGTGATCGCAATCACCATGATTATTTGTACGACCGTCATATTCAAGCAACTCCATTATCTGCAGAATGCCGACCTGGGACTGGACAAGGAACATCTGATTGAAGTGGATGTTATGGACTGGCGGCGGGGAACCGAAGGTTTTAAACAGAAGATACTCAAGAACCCATATGTAAAGAGCGTGGCGCTGGGCGTGGAGATCACGGACTACCTGCAGGGATACGGTTATGAACAAAGTATGTTCCATTGGGAAGATGAAACCGGAAAGGCAGATTCGATGATGATGGTCGGAATGGTGGGCGACAGCGACTTTATCCCGACTTTGGGACTGACCTTGCTGAAAGGGGAAACATTCGGCACGAATCCCGACCATTACTGGGACGGCTCCTATGGGAAGGAATCGCCGATCGTTATCAATGAAACTGCCTGGAAGATGCTGAAAGTCGGGAATCCGGTCGGCATGCTGTTGACGGGCGGCGGTATCGGTATCCGTAATTCGAGGGTCGTTGGCGTTGTGAAGGACTTTAACTTCCAGCCGTTGCGGGAAAAGATAAAACCGGCATTCTTCTATTATACGGTTCAGCTGTTCAATTATATGTATATCCGTATCTCGGCGGAGAACCAGGCGGCTACTTTGAAGTTCCTGAAAAAGCAATATGAAGAAGAACGTCCGGATATGCTTTTCAACTACCGCTTCCTGACGGACGTGTTGAATGAGAATTATGCCCGCGAGCAGCAGCAAAGCCGGATGTTCCTGATCTTTACCGTACTGGCGATCATCGTTGCCATGATGGGTGTCTTCGGGCTGGTGGCGCTCTCTACGGTGCAGCGGACGAAGGAAATAGGTGTCCGCAAGGTGAATGGGGCACATTCCGACCGGATCGTGAAGATGTTCTGCCGCGAATATATGATCTGGGTAGGCATTGCTTTCGTGATTGCCTGTCCGGTCGGTTACCTGTTTATGCTGAAATGGCTGAGTAACTTTGCCTATCAGACGACGATCAGCTGGTGGCTCTTCCCGTTGGCGGGCGGCATTATCTTACTGATAACCCTGTTGACCGTCATGGCGCAGACCTGGCGTGCCGCATCCCGGAATCCGGTAGAATCTTTACGATATGAATAA
- a CDS encoding ABC transporter permease codes for MLKHYVKVALRLIKRSFLFSSINMLGFVLGMTAAFLIYLWIVDELTFEDFHRNGDTVYRVIAVNRDEGGQTKESAYTVAPLSKTFREDFPQVENATFMLNFGTLNLHSGANLIEAKYTYVDTTFFDVFSFPVLAGDPNLIKKDPQQIVLARSAAEKLFGQTAAVGREVTCQFLGQVNRYKVAAVLDVPRKSHIRFEVLLSEQAYFEPMSWEYVEGTNVYIQLKKGTVLSDADRQAMSHAWQDRQEDGLALEFQPLKDIHLHTWFKDPEVSNYGSISQIWLFTALALLIIFMGAFNFTTLSTARASLRYKEIGVRKVTGAKRRMLIVQFLSESMVQAFLSLVLALALTELLLPFFNVFVDKDITLQFNWQTLLFILFGIVGVGSLAGAFPAFYMSSFNPLLAFKGGKATGKKGMLIKGLVCVQFVLAITMLFSTSVVFRQLHYLQNADLGLDREDMIVVNCGEFELMAYFGGQGIDDYRQEVMKNPNVRDVAGGVELSNYLRGHKTEETVFNWQRENGQVDSLKLVGVVGDGHFMKTLGLTLLKGDMFGADKNAYMDGTYSKESPVVINETAWKMMNVKDPVGMIVQNNGWFGETSRIVGVVKDFHFQPLREKVKPAYLYYSRQLLNTLYIKIAPENKAETLKFLKDKYEEMRPNNVFSYRFFSDALNRNYAHEQQLGEMFLVFTVLAIIVAMIGVLGLVALATAQRTKEIGVRKVNGAHSDRIVRMFCREYMLWVGIAFVAACPLGYLLMVRWLSNFAYQTTISWWLFPVSGLVILLITILTVVLQTWHAASRNPVESLRYE; via the coding sequence ATGTTGAAACATTATGTAAAAGTCGCCCTTCGGTTGATAAAGCGGAGTTTTCTGTTCTCTTCAATCAATATGCTGGGATTTGTATTAGGAATGACAGCCGCTTTCCTTATTTACCTTTGGATCGTGGATGAACTGACGTTCGAGGATTTTCATCGGAACGGAGACACTGTCTACCGTGTAATTGCCGTGAACCGGGACGAGGGCGGACAGACGAAAGAATCCGCCTATACGGTGGCACCGTTGAGCAAAACATTCCGCGAAGATTTCCCGCAAGTGGAGAACGCAACCTTTATGCTTAACTTCGGCACGCTGAACCTCCATTCGGGAGCCAATCTGATCGAAGCAAAATATACCTATGTAGATACCACTTTCTTTGATGTATTCAGTTTTCCGGTCCTGGCGGGCGATCCGAATCTGATAAAGAAAGACCCGCAGCAAATCGTGCTTGCCCGGTCTGCAGCAGAAAAGCTGTTCGGACAAACAGCGGCTGTCGGGAGAGAGGTAACCTGTCAATTCCTGGGGCAGGTCAACCGCTATAAAGTAGCAGCCGTGCTGGATGTGCCCCGTAAAAGTCATATCCGGTTTGAAGTCTTGCTCAGTGAGCAGGCTTATTTTGAGCCGATGAGCTGGGAGTATGTGGAGGGAACCAATGTCTATATCCAGCTTAAAAAAGGAACTGTTCTCTCCGATGCCGACCGGCAGGCGATGAGCCATGCCTGGCAGGACAGGCAGGAAGACGGACTGGCTTTGGAGTTCCAGCCATTGAAGGATATTCATTTGCATACCTGGTTTAAAGATCCGGAAGTCAGCAACTACGGAAGTATTTCGCAGATATGGCTGTTTACCGCCCTGGCATTGCTGATCATTTTTATGGGCGCATTCAACTTTACTACTTTGTCGACCGCACGTGCTTCCCTGCGTTATAAAGAAATCGGTGTCCGGAAAGTGACAGGGGCGAAACGCCGGATGCTGATCGTGCAGTTCCTGTCGGAAAGTATGGTGCAGGCTTTTCTTTCGCTGGTCCTGGCGTTGGCACTGACAGAGCTGTTGTTGCCTTTCTTCAATGTGTTTGTCGACAAGGACATTACTTTGCAGTTCAACTGGCAGACCCTGCTGTTTATCCTGTTCGGTATTGTCGGGGTCGGCAGCCTGGCGGGGGCTTTTCCGGCTTTTTATATGTCGTCATTCAATCCGTTGCTCGCTTTCAAAGGCGGAAAGGCTACCGGAAAGAAAGGGATGCTGATCAAAGGATTGGTTTGCGTCCAGTTTGTTCTGGCGATCACGATGCTTTTCTCCACTTCGGTGGTATTCAGGCAACTGCATTACCTGCAGAATGCGGACCTGGGGTTGGATAGGGAAGATATGATAGTCGTCAATTGCGGAGAGTTCGAGCTGATGGCTTACTTCGGTGGTCAGGGGATCGACGATTACCGGCAGGAAGTGATGAAGAACCCGAATGTCAGGGATGTGGCAGGCGGCGTGGAACTGTCGAATTACCTTCGCGGGCATAAGACGGAAGAAACCGTCTTCAACTGGCAGCGCGAAAACGGACAGGTCGACTCGCTGAAGCTCGTAGGCGTTGTGGGCGACGGTCATTTCATGAAAACCCTGGGACTGACACTGCTCAAAGGAGATATGTTCGGTGCCGACAAGAATGCTTATATGGATGGGACATATAGTAAAGAATCGCCTGTCGTGATCAACGAAACGGCGTGGAAGATGATGAATGTGAAAGATCCGGTCGGCATGATCGTTCAGAATAACGGATGGTTCGGAGAGACTTCCCGGATCGTCGGAGTGGTAAAGGATTTCCATTTCCAGCCGTTGCGTGAGAAGGTGAAACCTGCCTATCTGTATTATTCCCGCCAGCTGTTGAATACGCTGTATATCAAGATCGCACCGGAGAACAAGGCGGAAACCCTGAAGTTCCTGAAAGATAAATATGAGGAAATGCGTCCGAATAATGTGTTCTCTTACCGTTTCTTCTCGGATGCGCTGAACCGGAACTATGCCCACGAACAACAGCTGGGGGAAATGTTCCTGGTGTTTACGGTATTGGCGATCATCGTGGCGATGATAGGCGTACTGGGACTGGTTGCCCTCGCCACTGCGCAACGGACGAAAGAGATCGGTGTCCGCAAAGTGAACGGAGCACATTCCGACAGGATCGTGCGGATGTTTTGCCGGGAGTATATGCTTTGGGTGGGGATTGCCTTTGTGGCGGCGTGTCCGCTCGGTTATCTCCTGATGGTCCGCTGGCTGAGTAACTTTGCTTATCAGACGACGATCAGCTGGTGGCTCTTCCCCGTATCGGGACTGGTCATTTTGCTGATCACCATCCTGACAGTGGTATTGCAAACCTGGCATGCCGCTTCCCGGAATCCGGTGGAATCGTTGCGGTATGAATAA
- a CDS encoding ABC transporter ATP-binding protein produces the protein MIKAVNLTKVFRTESVETTALNGINLEINKGEFLAIMGPSGCGKSTLLNLLGLLDNPTSGELWFMGEEVSRYTENNRTDLRNGNLGFVFQSFNLIDELTVFENVELPLLYAGVPAKERITRVNAALDRMQIAHRTEHYPQQLSGGQQQRVAIARAIVTNPHIILADEPTGNLDSVNGSEVMNLLLELNKEGSTVVMVTHSEENARMAGRLIRMMDGNILTESYK, from the coding sequence ATGATAAAAGCAGTCAATTTAACGAAAGTGTTTCGTACGGAAAGTGTGGAGACGACAGCCCTTAACGGCATTAATCTAGAAATAAACAAAGGAGAGTTCCTGGCTATTATGGGCCCTTCCGGTTGCGGCAAATCCACCTTGCTCAATTTACTGGGGTTGCTGGATAACCCGACTTCCGGCGAACTGTGGTTTATGGGAGAGGAGGTTTCCCGTTATACGGAGAACAACCGTACCGACCTGCGGAACGGCAACCTGGGGTTTGTCTTCCAGAGTTTCAACCTGATAGACGAACTGACCGTATTTGAAAATGTAGAACTTCCTCTGTTGTATGCCGGGGTTCCGGCAAAAGAACGGATAACGCGGGTCAATGCTGCACTCGACCGGATGCAGATCGCTCACCGGACGGAACATTATCCGCAGCAACTCTCCGGCGGTCAGCAACAGCGTGTAGCAATAGCCCGTGCCATAGTAACGAATCCGCATATCATCCTTGCCGACGAACCGACCGGAAACCTGGACTCTGTAAACGGCAGCGAGGTGATGAACCTGCTTCTCGAATTGAACAAGGAAGGGTCGACCGTTGTCATGGTTACCCACTCGGAAGAAAACGCACGGATGGCAGGACGGCTGATCCGTATGATGGACGGAAATATCCTGACGGAAAGCTATAAATAA